The proteins below are encoded in one region of Pseudomonas entomophila L48:
- a CDS encoding ABC transporter permease, translating to MTRLSFPRLCILALRQLLRDARASEVRVLFFALLVAVAASTAIGYFGARLNGAMQLRASEFLGADLVLQGSAPPSEQQIASGTALGLSHARVVEFTSVVGGDSGIQLSSVKATDPAYPLRGQLRSAPAPYAQETVGGGPAPGEAWVEPRLLAALGLAIGDSIDVGMKTLRMSRVLTYEPDRANNFYSLTPRVLMNLADLDATGVVQPGSRVSYRDLWRGDVEALAQYRQLTEDNLAANQRLLDTRDGNRQIGGALGKAERYLNMASLVAVLLAGVAVALSASRYAARRLDASALLRCLGLSRHQALGLYCLQLAMLGVVAALAGALLGWLAQLGLFRLLAGLLPSQVPPGGLTPALAGIGTGLVALAGFALPPLAALGRVPPLRVLRRDLLPIPPSSWLVYGAALLALGLIMWRLSLDLLLTFALLGGGLIAALLLGALLLLGLRSLRRLLADAPLPWRLGLGQLLRHPLAAAGQTLAFGLILLAMGLVALLRAELLDTWQAQLPKDAPNHFALNILADDRQPFAERLAQINATSAPLYPVIPGRLTHINDQPVRQLVSKESTGERAIQRDLSLTWAADLPPGNALSAGTWWQQAPSSDQVPGVSVEAELAQSLKLHLGDLLTFDIGGQQRQARVSSLRTVHWDSFQPNFYMIFQPGTLQGLPTTYLTSFYLAPGHDQEVVALSRAFPAVTILQVDALLAQLRSILAQVTLAVEYVLLFVLAAGLAVLFAGLQATLDERIRQGALLRALGATRPLLVKARRIEFGLLGAASGVLAALGCELITWALYRYAFDLHWAPHPWLLLLPLAGAILVGGAGVIGTRRALNASPLAVLRES from the coding sequence ATGACCCGACTGTCTTTCCCGCGCCTGTGCATACTAGCCCTGCGTCAACTGCTGCGCGATGCTCGCGCCAGCGAAGTGCGAGTGCTGTTCTTCGCCTTGCTCGTGGCGGTGGCCGCCAGCACCGCCATCGGCTACTTCGGCGCGCGGCTCAATGGCGCCATGCAACTGCGTGCCAGCGAGTTCCTCGGTGCCGACCTTGTCCTGCAGGGTAGCGCCCCGCCCAGCGAACAACAGATTGCCAGCGGCACCGCACTGGGCCTGAGCCATGCGCGGGTGGTGGAGTTCACCAGCGTGGTCGGTGGCGACAGCGGCATCCAGCTGTCGAGCGTCAAAGCCACCGACCCCGCCTATCCGCTACGCGGCCAACTGCGCAGCGCGCCTGCACCCTATGCGCAGGAGACAGTGGGTGGCGGGCCAGCGCCGGGCGAGGCCTGGGTCGAGCCACGCCTGCTGGCGGCCCTCGGGCTGGCGATTGGCGACAGCATCGATGTGGGCATGAAGACCTTGCGCATGAGCCGCGTGCTCACCTACGAGCCGGACCGCGCCAACAACTTCTACAGCCTCACCCCACGGGTGCTGATGAACCTCGCCGACCTTGACGCCACCGGGGTCGTCCAGCCAGGCAGCCGGGTCAGCTACCGCGACCTCTGGCGCGGCGATGTCGAAGCCCTGGCGCAGTATCGGCAGCTCACCGAGGACAACTTGGCGGCCAACCAGCGCTTGCTTGATACCCGTGATGGCAACCGGCAGATCGGCGGCGCCCTGGGCAAGGCCGAACGCTACCTGAACATGGCCAGCCTGGTGGCCGTGCTGCTGGCCGGTGTCGCCGTGGCCCTGTCGGCCTCGCGCTATGCCGCGCGGCGCCTGGATGCCAGCGCGTTGTTGCGTTGCCTCGGATTATCCCGGCACCAGGCTTTGGGCCTCTATTGCCTGCAACTGGCAATGCTCGGCGTGGTCGCGGCGCTCGCTGGCGCCCTGCTTGGCTGGCTGGCGCAGCTGGGGTTGTTCCGCCTGCTCGCTGGCCTGCTGCCCAGCCAGGTACCACCCGGTGGCCTCACGCCAGCCTTGGCCGGCATCGGTACCGGTCTGGTAGCTCTTGCCGGATTCGCCCTGCCTCCTCTGGCCGCCCTGGGCCGGGTGCCGCCTTTGCGCGTACTGCGCCGCGACCTGCTTCCGATACCACCCAGCAGTTGGCTGGTGTATGGTGCCGCCCTGCTCGCCCTGGGCCTGATCATGTGGCGCCTGAGCCTGGACCTGCTGCTTACCTTCGCCTTGCTCGGTGGCGGGTTGATCGCCGCCCTGCTGCTCGGCGCCCTGCTGCTGCTCGGGCTGCGCAGCCTACGCCGCCTTCTGGCCGACGCGCCACTCCCCTGGCGCCTGGGGCTGGGGCAGTTGCTGCGCCACCCACTGGCCGCCGCCGGCCAGACCTTGGCCTTCGGCCTGATCCTGCTGGCCATGGGGCTGGTCGCCTTGCTGCGCGCGGAACTGCTCGACACCTGGCAGGCACAGTTGCCCAAGGACGCCCCCAACCATTTCGCCCTGAACATTCTCGCCGACGATCGCCAACCCTTTGCCGAACGCCTGGCACAGATCAATGCCACTTCCGCGCCGCTGTACCCGGTGATACCCGGGCGCCTCACGCACATCAACGATCAACCGGTCCGTCAGTTGGTGAGCAAGGAGTCCACCGGCGAGCGCGCCATCCAGCGCGACCTCAGCCTCACCTGGGCCGCCGATTTACCTCCAGGCAATGCCCTGAGCGCCGGCACCTGGTGGCAACAGGCACCTTCCAGCGACCAGGTGCCCGGCGTCTCCGTGGAAGCGGAGCTGGCCCAAAGCCTCAAACTGCACTTGGGCGACCTGCTGACCTTCGATATCGGCGGCCAGCAACGCCAGGCACGCGTCAGCAGCCTGCGCACGGTGCACTGGGACAGTTTTCAGCCGAATTTCTACATGATCTTCCAACCCGGCACCTTGCAAGGGTTGCCCACCACCTACCTGACCAGCTTCTACCTGGCGCCAGGGCATGACCAGGAAGTGGTGGCCCTGTCACGCGCCTTCCCGGCAGTGACCATCCTCCAGGTCGATGCCCTGCTCGCCCAACTGCGCAGCATCCTCGCCCAGGTCACCCTGGCGGTGGAGTACGTGCTGTTGTTCGTGCTGGCGGCCGGGCTGGCGGTGTTGTTCGCCGGACTGCAGGCAACGCTTGACGAGCGTATTCGCCAGGGGGCGCTGCTGCGTGCGCTGGGGGCTACGCGACCGCTGCTGGTCAAGGCGCGGCGCATCGAGTTCGGCCTGCTAGGGGCGGCCAGTGGCGTGCTGGCCGCACTGGGCTGCGAACTGATCACCTGGGCACTGTATCGCTATGCTTTCGACCTGCACTGGGCACCGCACCCGTGGTTGCTGCTGCTGCCGCTGGCAGGCGCAATACTGGTCGGCGGTGCCGGTGTAATCGGAACGCGCCGGGCACTCAATGCCAGCCCGCTGGCGGTCTTGCGAGAAAGCTGA
- a CDS encoding ABC transporter ATP-binding protein encodes MGPSILVAQHLSKVVPSAEGDLTILHALSLDLAQGDSLAIVGASGSGKSTLLGLLAGLDRPSAGKVVLAGHDLGPLDEDQRARVRAEHVGFVFQSFQLLDSLNALENVMLPLELDGRRDAREHARSLLERVGLGKRLSHTPRQLSGGEQQRVAIARAFAAQPAVLFADEPTGNLDSHTGERISDLLFELNQERGTTLVLVTHDERLATRCRRRIRLDAGRLVSPLEP; translated from the coding sequence ATGGGCCCCAGCATTCTCGTTGCGCAGCACCTTAGCAAAGTGGTCCCCAGCGCGGAAGGCGACCTGACCATCCTCCACGCCCTCTCCCTCGACCTCGCCCAGGGCGACAGCCTGGCCATCGTCGGCGCGTCGGGCTCGGGCAAGTCGACACTGCTCGGCCTGCTCGCCGGCCTCGACCGCCCCAGCGCCGGCAAGGTCGTGCTGGCCGGCCACGACCTTGGCCCGCTGGACGAAGACCAGCGTGCCCGGGTGCGCGCCGAGCATGTCGGCTTCGTGTTCCAGTCGTTCCAGCTGCTCGACAGCCTCAATGCCCTGGAGAACGTGATGCTGCCACTGGAGCTGGATGGCCGTCGTGACGCCCGCGAACACGCCCGTAGCCTGCTTGAGCGGGTCGGCCTGGGCAAGCGCCTGAGCCACACGCCACGCCAGCTCTCCGGCGGCGAGCAGCAACGGGTGGCGATTGCCCGTGCCTTCGCTGCGCAACCGGCCGTGCTGTTCGCCGACGAGCCCACCGGCAACCTCGACAGCCACACCGGCGAGCGTATCAGCGACCTGTTGTTCGAGCTGAACCAGGAGCGGGGCACCACGCTGGTGCTGGTCACCCACGACGAGCGCCTGGCCACTCGCTGCCGGCGCCGGATCCGCCTGGACGCCGGTCGCCTGGTGTCCCCCTTGGAGCCATGA
- a CDS encoding arylesterase encodes MRMWWLSAGLALCCLAQGAVAGTVLVVGDSISAGFGLDTREGWVELLQKRLKDEGFDDQVVNASISGDTSAGGRARLPALLVAHKPDLVVLELGGNDGLRGQPPQQLQQNLALMIDRARQAGARVVLLGMRLPPNYGVRYTTAFAQVYEQLASDKQVPLVPFFLEGVGGVPAMMQADGIHPAPVAQQRLLENAWPTIKPLL; translated from the coding sequence ATGCGAATGTGGTGGTTGAGTGCCGGGCTTGCCCTGTGTTGCCTGGCCCAGGGCGCGGTGGCCGGAACCGTGCTGGTCGTCGGCGATAGTATCAGCGCCGGTTTTGGCCTGGATACCCGCGAGGGGTGGGTCGAACTGTTGCAAAAGCGCCTGAAGGACGAGGGTTTCGACGACCAGGTGGTCAATGCCTCGATCAGTGGCGACACCAGCGCGGGTGGTCGGGCGCGGCTGCCGGCGCTGCTTGTGGCGCACAAGCCGGACCTGGTGGTGCTGGAACTGGGGGGCAATGATGGCCTGCGCGGGCAGCCGCCACAGCAATTGCAACAAAATCTTGCCCTGATGATCGACCGTGCCCGCCAGGCCGGCGCCAGGGTGGTGCTGTTGGGCATGCGCCTGCCGCCCAACTACGGCGTGCGCTACACCACCGCCTTCGCCCAGGTGTATGAACAGCTGGCCAGCGACAAGCAGGTGCCGTTGGTACCGTTTTTCCTGGAAGGTGTGGGCGGGGTGCCGGCGATGATGCAGGCCGATGGTATTCACCCTGCGCCGGTTGCCCAGCAGCGCTTGCTGGAAAATGCCTGGCCGACGATAAAACCCTTGTTGTGA
- a CDS encoding L,D-transpeptidase family protein — MLPRFPAVTRSLSLAALLVAGPAVALELPLPPPGEDVVGQVQTIKAKYEDTFADIGTANDLGYLEMIAANPGVDPWLPGAGTEIVLPTRYVLPPGPREGVVINLAEYRLYYYPKGQGVVYTFPLGIGREGWGSPIANTKITAKTPNPTWTPPASIRAEHAADGDILPAVVPAGPDNPLGPFKFTLGVPGYLIHGSNKKFGIGMRTSHGCFRMLNNNVLELSKMVPVGTPVRIINEPYKFGISGGKVYLEAHTPLDDHGNPSVVDKHTAVINALLKREDLANNLRMNWDMVRDVVAAEDGMPVEIAVPVDTAAGAPIVSSIPPELQ, encoded by the coding sequence ATGTTGCCGCGCTTTCCTGCCGTCACCCGTAGCCTCTCGCTTGCCGCCTTGCTGGTAGCAGGCCCCGCTGTTGCGCTGGAACTGCCGTTGCCACCGCCCGGTGAAGACGTCGTCGGCCAGGTCCAGACCATCAAGGCCAAGTACGAAGACACCTTCGCCGATATTGGTACCGCCAACGACCTGGGCTACCTCGAGATGATCGCCGCCAACCCGGGTGTCGACCCGTGGTTGCCGGGTGCTGGCACCGAGATCGTCCTGCCTACCCGCTACGTTCTACCGCCTGGTCCGCGCGAAGGCGTTGTCATCAACCTCGCCGAGTATCGTCTGTACTACTACCCGAAAGGGCAGGGCGTGGTATACACCTTCCCTCTGGGTATCGGTCGTGAGGGTTGGGGCTCGCCAATCGCCAACACCAAGATCACCGCCAAGACCCCGAACCCGACCTGGACCCCGCCAGCCTCGATCCGTGCCGAGCATGCCGCCGATGGCGATATCCTGCCTGCGGTAGTGCCGGCAGGCCCGGACAACCCGCTGGGGCCGTTCAAGTTCACCCTGGGGGTGCCGGGCTACTTGATCCATGGTTCGAACAAGAAGTTCGGCATCGGCATGCGCACCAGCCACGGGTGCTTCCGCATGCTCAACAACAATGTGCTGGAGCTGTCGAAGATGGTGCCGGTGGGGACGCCGGTGCGAATCATCAACGAGCCCTACAAGTTCGGTATCAGTGGCGGCAAGGTCTACCTCGAGGCGCACACGCCGCTGGACGACCATGGCAACCCGTCGGTGGTCGACAAGCACACCGCCGTCATCAACGCCTTGCTCAAGCGTGAAGACCTGGCCAACAACTTGCGCATGAACTGGGACATGGTGCGTGACGTGGTGGCTGCTGAAGATGGCATGCCGGTTGAAATCGCCGTGCCGGTCGATACCGCTGCCGGAGCGCCGATCGTGTCGAGCATTCCGCCCGAACTGCAGTAA
- the oprI gene encoding outer membrane lipoprotei OprI encodes MNNVLKFSALALAAVLATGCSSVSKETEARLTATEDAAARAQARADEAYRKADDALAAAQKAQQTADEANERALRMLDKASRK; translated from the coding sequence ATGAACAACGTTCTGAAATTCTCTGCTCTGGCTCTGGCCGCAGTTCTGGCTACCGGTTGCAGCAGCGTATCCAAAGAAACCGAAGCTCGCCTGACTGCTACCGAAGACGCAGCAGCTCGCGCCCAGGCTCGTGCAGACGAAGCCTACCGCAAAGCTGATGACGCTCTGGCAGCTGCTCAGAAGGCTCAGCAGACCGCTGACGAAGCCAACGAGCGCGCTCTGCGTATGCTGGACAAAGCCAGCCGCAAGTAA
- a CDS encoding GNAT family N-acetyltransferase: MSETLTIHHDQAGHQFETTVDGHRAYLTYMDLGKQTLDIYRTFVPNALRGRGIAAALTEEALAYAEQMGYTVIPSCSYVERYMERQQRHSSKV; this comes from the coding sequence ATGAGCGAGACGCTGACCATCCACCATGACCAGGCGGGTCATCAGTTCGAGACCACCGTGGACGGTCACCGGGCCTACCTGACGTATATGGACCTGGGCAAGCAGACGCTGGATATCTATCGCACCTTCGTGCCCAATGCCTTGCGTGGCCGCGGGATCGCCGCCGCGCTGACCGAAGAGGCCCTGGCCTACGCCGAGCAGATGGGCTACACGGTGATTCCGTCCTGCTCCTACGTCGAGCGCTACATGGAGCGCCAGCAGCGCCACTCGAGCAAGGTCTGA
- a CDS encoding 3-deoxy-7-phosphoheptulonate synthase — translation MADLPIDDLNVASNETLITPDQLKKEIPLSAKALQTVTAGREVVRNILDGKDHRLFVVVGPCSIHDIKAAHEYAERLKVLAEEVSDTLYLVMRVYFEKPRTTVGWKGLINDPYLDDSFKIQDGLHIGRQLLLDLAEKGLPTATEALDPISPQYLQDLISWSAIGARTTESQTHREMASGLSSAVGFKNGTDGGLTVAINALQSVSKPHRFLGINQEGGVSIVTTKGNAYGHVVLRGGNGKPNYDSVSVALCEQDLAKAKIKPNIMVDCSHANSNKDPALQPLVMENVANQILEGNQSIIGLMVESHLNWGCQAIPKNLDELQYGVSVTDACIDWAATEKTLRSMHAKLKDVLPKRQRG, via the coding sequence ATGGCTGATTTACCGATCGATGACTTGAACGTTGCCTCCAACGAGACCTTGATCACCCCTGATCAGCTCAAGAAGGAAATCCCTCTCAGCGCCAAGGCCCTGCAGACCGTGACTGCCGGCCGCGAAGTGGTGCGCAATATCCTCGACGGCAAGGACCATCGCCTGTTCGTCGTGGTCGGTCCCTGCTCGATCCACGACATCAAGGCTGCCCACGAGTATGCCGAGCGCCTGAAGGTGCTGGCCGAAGAAGTCTCCGACACCCTCTACCTGGTCATGCGCGTCTATTTCGAGAAGCCGCGCACCACCGTGGGCTGGAAAGGCTTGATCAACGACCCGTACCTGGATGACTCGTTCAAGATCCAGGACGGCCTGCACATCGGCCGCCAGCTGCTGCTGGACCTCGCCGAAAAAGGCTTGCCCACCGCCACCGAAGCACTCGACCCGATCTCCCCGCAGTACTTGCAGGACCTGATCAGCTGGTCGGCCATCGGCGCCCGTACCACCGAATCGCAAACCCATCGCGAAATGGCCTCGGGCCTGTCGTCGGCGGTCGGTTTCAAGAACGGTACCGATGGCGGCCTGACCGTGGCGATCAACGCCCTGCAATCGGTCTCCAAGCCGCACCGCTTCCTCGGCATCAACCAGGAAGGCGGCGTATCGATCGTCACGACCAAAGGCAACGCCTACGGCCACGTGGTGCTGCGCGGCGGCAACGGCAAGCCCAACTACGACTCGGTCAGCGTCGCCCTGTGCGAACAAGACCTGGCCAAGGCCAAGATCAAGCCCAACATCATGGTCGACTGCAGCCACGCCAACTCCAACAAGGATCCGGCCCTGCAGCCGCTGGTGATGGAAAACGTCGCCAACCAGATCCTCGAAGGCAACCAGTCGATCATCGGCCTGATGGTCGAGAGCCACCTGAACTGGGGCTGCCAGGCCATTCCGAAGAACCTCGACGAGCTGCAGTACGGCGTGTCGGTGACCGATGCCTGCATCGACTGGGCGGCCACCGAGAAAACCTTGCGCAGCATGCACGCCAAGCTCAAGGATGTGCTCCCCAAGCGCCAGCGCGGCTGA
- a CDS encoding PilZ domain-containing protein: MCVYLPHPDDIPVELALRPSSSLFRRHLYTQGLGGIACNQPRAYRRGTAVEVLMPSLGLDARYPGYVAWCQKLDAGYRVGVAFTDSQALFAARMSEQVCQIHHYCQQQVPGELDSDTTQRLAAQWVDQHADAFSEASLHTP; encoded by the coding sequence ATGTGCGTCTACCTGCCCCATCCCGATGATATTCCTGTCGAACTGGCCCTGCGTCCATCATCCAGCCTCTTTCGTCGCCACCTCTACACCCAAGGCCTGGGCGGCATAGCCTGCAACCAGCCACGTGCTTACCGGCGCGGCACCGCAGTGGAGGTGCTGATGCCCTCGCTGGGGCTCGATGCACGCTACCCCGGCTATGTCGCCTGGTGCCAGAAGCTCGACGCGGGCTATCGGGTGGGGGTGGCCTTCACCGACAGCCAGGCGCTGTTCGCCGCGCGCATGAGCGAACAGGTATGCCAGATCCACCACTATTGCCAGCAGCAAGTACCCGGCGAGCTGGACAGCGACACCACCCAGCGCCTGGCCGCGCAGTGGGTCGACCAGCACGCCGATGCCTTTTCCGAGGCCAGCCTGCACACGCCCTAG
- a CDS encoding putative 2-dehydropantoate 2-reductase yields MDPRNIRIGIIGSGAIGGFYGLMLARAGFDVHFLLRSEYDVVRTQGLKLDSAVHGQLRLDSVQAYASATDMPPCDWLLVAAKATSNAELAPLIVQVAAPGAKVVLLQNGLGVEDQLRPALRSDMHLLGGLCFICVNRERPGEIRHQALGAVNLGYHSGPGGLAVVEEGAALFRAAGIDSQAMADLNQARWQKLVWNVPYNGLSVLLKASTMPLMNDPDSRALIQALMAEVVEGAKACGHELPAGYAAHLFRVTEQMPDYWPSMYHDHVQQRPLELQAIYGEPLARARAAGCNLSRMEALYQALAFLDRHNRMP; encoded by the coding sequence ATGGACCCTCGCAATATCCGTATCGGCATCATCGGCAGCGGCGCCATCGGTGGCTTCTATGGGCTGATGCTCGCCCGCGCCGGGTTCGATGTGCATTTTCTTTTGCGCAGCGAGTATGACGTGGTGCGCACCCAGGGCCTGAAACTCGACAGTGCCGTGCATGGCCAGCTACGGCTGGACAGCGTGCAGGCCTATGCCTCGGCCACCGACATGCCGCCTTGCGACTGGTTGCTGGTCGCGGCGAAGGCCACCAGCAATGCCGAGTTGGCGCCACTGATCGTCCAGGTGGCGGCGCCGGGTGCAAAGGTGGTGCTGCTGCAGAACGGCCTGGGGGTGGAGGATCAGTTGCGGCCTGCCTTGCGTTCGGACATGCATCTGCTCGGCGGGCTGTGCTTTATTTGTGTGAACCGGGAGCGCCCCGGGGAAATCCGTCACCAGGCATTGGGTGCGGTCAACCTGGGTTATCACAGCGGGCCGGGTGGCCTGGCGGTGGTGGAAGAGGGGGCCGCGCTGTTCCGTGCCGCAGGGATCGATTCCCAGGCCATGGCCGATCTCAACCAGGCACGCTGGCAGAAGCTGGTCTGGAACGTCCCCTATAACGGCCTTTCGGTGCTGCTCAAAGCCAGCACCATGCCATTGATGAATGACCCCGACAGCCGCGCGCTGATCCAGGCGTTGATGGCCGAAGTGGTCGAGGGGGCCAAGGCGTGCGGGCATGAATTGCCAGCGGGGTACGCCGCCCACTTGTTCCGCGTCACCGAACAGATGCCGGACTATTGGCCTAGCATGTACCACGACCATGTCCAGCAGCGGCCGCTGGAGCTGCAGGCGATCTACGGCGAACCCCTGGCCCGCGCGAGGGCGGCGGGATGCAACCTGTCGCGCATGGAAGCGCTGTACCAGGCGCTGGCGTTCCTCGACCGGCACAATCGCATGCCCTGA
- a CDS encoding universal stress protein, with translation MIRSMLYATDLGVYAPFVMQHALALARTFNAELYVIHAVEPMGQFAESLLQSYLDEQTLDALHSEGVNTVMANIEQRVLDNFREELGEVADLALIRAVRVRQGDPAQVILEQAQRLSVDLLIFGSHSAGAGVDVPIGRTAVRLLQLSPVPVYMVPLAQHLGRRKG, from the coding sequence ATGATCCGTTCCATGCTGTACGCCACTGACCTCGGTGTGTACGCCCCTTTTGTCATGCAGCACGCGCTGGCGCTGGCGCGGACCTTCAACGCAGAGCTGTATGTGATCCACGCGGTCGAACCCATGGGGCAGTTCGCCGAATCCCTCCTGCAGAGCTACCTCGACGAGCAGACCCTCGACGCGTTGCACAGCGAGGGGGTCAACACGGTGATGGCCAATATCGAGCAGCGGGTGCTGGACAACTTTCGCGAAGAGTTGGGTGAGGTGGCCGACCTTGCGCTGATTCGTGCGGTACGGGTGCGTCAGGGCGACCCGGCACAGGTGATCCTCGAACAGGCGCAGCGCCTGTCGGTCGACTTGCTGATTTTCGGCAGCCACAGCGCGGGCGCGGGGGTGGACGTCCCCATCGGTCGCACGGCGGTGCGGTTGCTGCAGCTGTCCCCGGTGCCGGTCTACATGGTGCCGCTCGCCCAGCATCTTGGGCGTAGGAAAGGGTGA
- the cysB gene encoding HTH-type transcriptional regulator CysB yields MKLQQLRYIWEVAHHDLNVSATAQSLYTSQPGISKQIRLLEDELGVEVFARSGKHLTRVTPAGERIINTAGEILRKVESIKQIAQEFSNEKKGTLSIATTHTQARYALPPVISNFIKQYPEVALHMHQGSPMQIAEMAADGTVDFAIATEALELFGDLIMMPCYKWNRCVVVPQGHPLTKLPKLTLEAVAEYPIVTYVFGFTGRSKLDEAFNHRGLTPKVVFTAADADVIKTYVRLGLGVGIVAKMAVDPKLDSDLVCLDASELFEASITKIGFRRGTFLRGFMCDFIEKFAPHLTREVMAKAIQCHNKQELEELFEGVELPVH; encoded by the coding sequence ATGAAGCTTCAGCAACTGCGCTACATCTGGGAAGTGGCGCACCATGACCTCAACGTTTCCGCGACGGCGCAGAGCCTGTACACCTCCCAGCCCGGTATCAGCAAACAGATCCGCCTGCTCGAGGACGAACTGGGCGTCGAAGTCTTCGCCCGCAGTGGCAAACACCTGACCCGCGTCACCCCGGCCGGCGAGCGCATCATCAATACCGCCGGCGAGATCCTGCGCAAGGTCGAGAGCATCAAGCAGATCGCCCAGGAATTCTCCAACGAGAAGAAGGGCACGCTGTCCATCGCCACCACTCACACGCAAGCGCGCTATGCCTTGCCGCCGGTGATCAGCAACTTCATCAAGCAATACCCGGAAGTCGCCCTGCACATGCACCAGGGCTCGCCGATGCAGATCGCCGAGATGGCGGCCGATGGCACCGTCGATTTCGCCATCGCCACCGAAGCGCTGGAGCTGTTCGGCGACCTGATCATGATGCCTTGCTACAAGTGGAATCGTTGCGTGGTGGTGCCGCAGGGGCACCCGCTGACCAAGCTGCCGAAGTTGACGCTCGAAGCGGTGGCCGAATACCCGATCGTCACCTACGTGTTTGGCTTCACTGGCCGTTCCAAGCTGGACGAGGCCTTCAACCACCGCGGCCTGACCCCGAAGGTGGTGTTCACCGCCGCCGACGCCGACGTGATCAAGACTTATGTACGCCTGGGGCTGGGCGTGGGCATCGTGGCCAAGATGGCGGTCGATCCCAAGCTTGACAGTGACCTGGTGTGCCTGGATGCCAGCGAGCTGTTCGAGGCCAGCATCACCAAGATCGGCTTCCGCCGTGGCACCTTCCTGCGTGGCTTCATGTGCGATTTCATCGAGAAGTTCGCGCCGCACCTGACCCGTGAGGTGATGGCCAAGGCGATTCAGTGCCACAACAAGCAGGAGCTCGAAGAGCTGTTCGAGGGCGTCGAGCTGCCGGTGCACTGA
- a CDS encoding phosphoadenylyl-sulfate reductase produces the protein MSQPFDVATLAATYASKSPQEILKLAFEHFGDDLWISFSGAEDVVLVDMAWRLNKQVKVFSLDTGRLHPETYRFIDQVREQYNLPIEILSPDRDKLDPFVKEKGLFSFYKDGHGECCGIRKIEPLRRKLATVSAWATGQRRDQSPGTRSQVAALEIDSAFSTPERPLYKFNPLAQMTSEEVWGYIRMLELPYNSLHERGFISIGCEPCTRPVLPNQHEREGRWWWEESTQKECGLHAGNLITKA, from the coding sequence ATGAGCCAACCCTTCGACGTCGCCACCCTGGCCGCGACCTACGCCAGCAAGTCCCCGCAGGAGATCCTCAAGCTCGCCTTCGAACACTTCGGCGACGATCTGTGGATCTCCTTCAGTGGCGCCGAGGATGTGGTGCTGGTGGACATGGCCTGGCGCCTGAACAAGCAGGTCAAGGTGTTCAGCCTCGATACCGGGCGCCTGCACCCGGAAACCTACCGTTTCATCGACCAGGTGCGCGAACAGTACAACCTGCCGATCGAAATCCTCAGCCCTGACCGCGACAAGCTCGACCCGTTCGTCAAGGAGAAGGGCCTGTTCAGCTTCTACAAGGACGGCCACGGCGAATGCTGCGGCATCCGCAAGATCGAACCGCTGCGCCGCAAGCTGGCCACAGTGAGCGCCTGGGCCACCGGCCAGCGCCGCGACCAGAGCCCCGGCACCCGCAGCCAGGTGGCGGCGCTGGAGATCGACAGCGCCTTTTCCACCCCCGAGCGCCCTCTGTACAAGTTCAACCCGCTGGCGCAGATGACCAGCGAGGAAGTCTGGGGTTACATCCGCATGCTCGAGCTGCCTTACAACAGCCTGCATGAGCGTGGTTTCATCAGCATCGGGTGTGAGCCATGCACCCGGCCGGTGCTGCCGAACCAGCATGAGCGCGAGGGGCGCTGGTGGTGGGAAGAGTCGACGCAGAAGGAATGCGGGCTGCATGCCGGCAACCTGATCACCAAGGCATAA